The following coding sequences lie in one Pempheris klunzingeri isolate RE-2024b chromosome 13, fPemKlu1.hap1, whole genome shotgun sequence genomic window:
- the LOC139211721 gene encoding delta-like protein 4, with product MAVWFTSILAIVITLFTQVLGSGVFEIDLHHFQNTKGLLANGRSCSMTGCRTYFRVCLKNFQTVPSPGDCIFGKAATPVLGTDSFSIQQDARLRLPLNYTWPGSFSLVIEAWFSPPADLPGETTNPEFLISSFAIQRQLGIGHEWSQGVQNGTQTELRYSYRFICNENYYGDTCSKICAPRDDHFGHYTCKPDGQIACLPGWKGEYCQEPICLEGCNERNGNCTLPGECKCREGWQGLFCDVCKLHPSCKHGTCTEPWQCTCKEGWGGIFCDQDLNYCTHHKPCSNGATCMNTGQGSYTCTCLPGFTGVNCDLEVRECDSQPCRNGGHCLDSEDVYECVCPQGYEGRHCENRMLTCADTPCFHGGKCRERDNGHSYMCECPASYTGRNCEKKVDKCTSLQCSNGGHCMVLGNIRLCSCRSGFTGLRCEINIDECARNPCANGSTCIDSINDYTCICPPGYEGHHCDKPTDRCASQPCLNGGTCTTGAKGQPTCICPAQYSGPQCQSNDMPSPNTPSPNIGWETNDRLSLAAISLGVGLVAVLVLFCMMVVVIRHVKKQRKKERDSETMNNLSKGDFQKENLISTLELKNNNKMVDLEVECPREKSNHKHINHYHLDYKSSSRYKDEPSLLDKDENCEKTIAEKKHLSRMYSESPECRISTICSSDSMYQSVFVIAEEKNECIIATEV from the exons ATGGCCGTTTGGTTCACCTCTATCCTCGCAATAGTTATAACATTATTTACTCAG GTTCTGGGATCAGGTGTGTTCGAGATAGATCTCCATCACTTTCAGAATACTAAAGGTTTGCTGGCAAATGGACGTAGCTGCAGCATGACAGGCTGCAGGACTTATTTCAGGGTTTGTTTGAAGAACTTCCAGACGGTGCCGTCTCCCGGAGACTGTATATTTGGCAAAGCCGCCACACCTGTTCTGGGCACCGACTCGTTCAGCATCCAGCAGGACGCCAGGCTGCGTCTGCCGCTCAACTACACCTGGCCG GGTTCCTTCTCCTTAGTTATCGAAGCCTGGTTTTCTCCCCCAGCGGACCTACCTGGAG AAACCACCAACCCTGAATTCTTGATTAGTTCTTTTGCCATCCAAAGACAGTTGGGAATAGGGCATGAGTGGTCCCAGGGTGTGCAGAACGGGACGCAGACGGAGCTAAGGTACTCATACCGGTTCATCTGCAATGAAAATTACTACGGGGACACTTGTTCCAAAATATGCGCTCCGAGAGACGACCATTTTGGCCACTACACCTGCAAGCCTGACGGGCAAATAGCCTGTCTACCGGGATGGAAGGGAGAATACTGCCAAGAAC CAATCTGTCTTGAAGGGTGCAATGAAAGGAATGGAAACTGCACATTACCTGGAGAGTGCAA ATGCAGAGAGGGCTGGCAGGGGCTTTTCTGTGATGTGTGTAAACTCCATCCCTCCTGTAAACATGGTACCTGCACAGAGCCGTGGCAGTGCACCTGCAAGGAAGGCTGGGGAGGCATCTTTTGTGACCAAG ATCTAAACTACTGCACCCACCACAAACCCTGCAGCAATGGGGCCACGTGTATGAACACAGGCCAGGGCAGCTACACCTGCACCTGCCTGCCAGGCTTCACCGGGGTCAACTGTGACTTGGAGGTCAGGGAGTGTGACAGCCAGCCCTGTCGCAATGGAGGCCACTGCCTG gactctgaggatgtctatgagtgtgtgtgccctcAGGGATATGAAGGGAGACACTGCGAGAACAGGATGCTGACGTGCGCAGATACACCCTGTTTTCATGGTGGCAAgtgcagagagagggacaatGGGCATAGTTATATGTGCGAGTGTCCAGCAAGCTACACTGGACGTAACTGTGAGAAGAAAGTGGATAAATGTACCTCGCTGCAGTGCTCCAATG GTGGACACTGCATGGTCCTTGGTAACATCCGACTGTGCAGCTGTCGCTCAGGCTTCACAGGCCTGCGCTGTGAGATCAACATCGACGAGTGTGCCAGGAACCCCTGCGCAAACGGCTCCACCTGCATCGACAGCATCAACGACTACACCTGCATCTGCCCCCCAGGGTACGAGGGCCATCACTGTGACAAGCCAACGGACCGCTGCGCCTCCCAGCCCTGCCTGAACGGCGGAACCTGCACCACCGGAGCTAAAGGCCAGCCCACCTGCATCTGCCCCGCCCAGTACAGCGGCCCCCAGTGCCAGTCCAACGACATGCCTTCACCCAACACCCCCAGCCCCAACATAGGCTGGGAGACCAATGACAGGCTGAGCTTGGCAGCCATCAGTTTGGGAGTAGGCCTGGTGGCCGTTCTGGTGCTTTTCTgcatgatggtggtggtgattcGTCACGtaaagaagcagagaaagaaggagCGGGACTCAGAGACCATGAACAACCTCTCCAAGGGTGACTTTCAGAAAGAGAACCTCATCTCCACTCTAGAGCTCaagaacaacaataaaatgGTCGATTTGGAGGTGGAGTGTCCCAGAGAAAAGTCGAATCACAAACACATCAACCACTACCACCTGGACTACAAAAGCTCCTCGAGGTACAAGGATGAACCGTCCCTTCTGGACAAAgatgaaaactgtgaaaagacaatagcagaaaaaaagcatttgagTAGAATGTACAG TGAAAGCCCCGAGTGTAGAATATCAACAATATGTTCTTCAGATTCAATGTACCAGTCTGTCTTCGTAAtagcagaggagaaaaatgaatgCATCATTGCAACTGAG GTATAA
- the LOC139212095 gene encoding glutathione-specific gamma-glutamylcyclotransferase 1-like, with translation MKPQDIIKEKSNLWIFGYGSLVWKPNFAYKRSKIGFIKGYKRRFWHGDDFYRGDKERPGRVVTLVEDQEACTWGVAYEVTDSQIEESLQYLNMREVVLGGYITEMVEFISKEKGQAPLLALVYIATSDNPIYLGPASDREIAAQIAVCRGNTGHNIEYLVRLAEFMRLYCPEVEDEHLFSIEAAVLNIGMTVEGSKQQTQNPHCWELHKRLHKAEKC, from the exons ATGAAACCTCAGGACATCATCAAAGAAAAGAGCAACCTGTGGATATTTGGATATGGCTCCTTAGTGTGGAAACCTAATTTTGCTTATAAGAGGAGCAAAATTGGCTTCATTAAGGGATACAAAAGGCGCTTCTGGCATGGCGATGATTTTTATAGAGGAGACAAGGAAAGG CCAGGCAGAGTGGTAACACTAGTGGAAGATCAGGAG GCTTGCACATGGGGAGTGGCCTACGAGGTGACGGACTCGCAGATTGAAGAGTCCCTCCAGTACCTGAACATGAGAGAGGTTGTGTTGGGGGGTTACATAACAGAGATGGTGGAGTTCATCTCTAAGGAGAAGGGTCAGGCTCCTCTGTTGGCCCTCGTCTACATCGCCACCTCCGACAACCCCATCTACCTCGGCCCGGCCTCGGACAGGGAGATTGCCGCCCAGATTGCCGTCTGTAGGGGCAACACGGGCCACAATATTGAGTACCTCGTTCGCCTGGCAGAGTTCATGAGGCTCTACTGTCCCGAGGTAGAGGATGAGCACCTTTTCTCTATCGAGGCGGCTGTTCTGAACATTGGCATGACTGTGGAGGGATCAAAGCAACAGACTCAAAACCCTCACTGCTGGGAGCTACACAAAAGACTACACAAGGCAGaaaaatgctaa